The Agromyces sp. LHK192 genome includes a window with the following:
- a CDS encoding lysine N(6)-hydroxylase/L-ornithine N(5)-oxygenase family protein codes for MSGARATDAGGSRVHDLVGIGIGPFNLGLACLAEPLDLDAVFLDAAGGFRWHHGMMLEGATIQVPFLADLVSMADPTSRFSFLNWLKQQGRLYPFYIRESFYPLRAEYDAYCRWASEQLMSLRWGRRVVAVEHEASDDCFVVRSELAGGGIETVRARHVVLGVGTEPKVPAALAGVADRLVHSAEYLHRRDELVSAPSIAIIGSGQSAAEIYRDLLEEIDVHEYRLDWITRSPRFFPMEYTKLTLEMTSPEYTEHFHGLPLSLREQLGREQRGLYKGISGDLIDEIYDTLYRKSAARRVPTTLLTDTELLTARVGDSVSDAAAPDATGSDASGADASGVALRLRHNQLGEEYDWHAAKVVLATGYTPRVPAFLDPVGELVDRDALGRLDVALDYSVDGGRRRIFVQNAEEHTHGLTAPDLGFGAWRNSNILAAVLGSAPGEEPYPIERRIAFQEFGVPAAAGRGPVDAAVRPAGTRVPARDLATETSR; via the coding sequence ATGAGCGGCGCACGTGCGACCGACGCGGGCGGGTCCCGCGTCCACGACCTCGTCGGCATCGGGATCGGCCCGTTCAACCTCGGGCTGGCGTGCCTGGCCGAGCCGCTCGACCTCGATGCGGTGTTCCTCGACGCCGCCGGCGGCTTCCGCTGGCACCACGGCATGATGCTCGAGGGCGCCACGATCCAGGTGCCGTTCCTCGCCGACCTCGTGTCGATGGCCGACCCGACCTCGCGCTTCTCGTTCCTCAACTGGCTCAAGCAGCAGGGACGGCTCTACCCGTTCTACATCCGCGAGAGCTTCTACCCGCTGCGCGCCGAGTACGACGCGTACTGCCGGTGGGCGAGCGAGCAGCTCATGTCACTGCGCTGGGGCCGCCGTGTCGTCGCGGTCGAGCACGAGGCATCCGACGACTGCTTCGTCGTGCGCTCGGAACTCGCCGGCGGCGGCATCGAGACCGTGCGCGCCCGCCACGTCGTGCTCGGCGTCGGCACCGAGCCGAAGGTGCCCGCGGCGCTGGCCGGGGTCGCCGACCGGCTCGTGCACAGCGCCGAGTACCTGCACCGACGCGACGAGCTCGTCTCGGCGCCGTCGATCGCGATCATCGGCAGCGGACAGTCGGCCGCCGAGATCTACCGCGACCTGCTCGAGGAGATCGACGTGCACGAGTACCGGCTCGACTGGATCACCCGGTCGCCGCGGTTCTTCCCGATGGAGTACACGAAGCTCACGCTCGAGATGACCTCGCCCGAGTACACCGAGCACTTCCACGGCCTGCCGCTGTCGCTGCGCGAGCAGCTCGGCCGCGAGCAGCGGGGCCTCTACAAGGGCATCTCGGGCGACCTGATCGATGAGATCTACGACACGCTCTACCGCAAGAGCGCCGCGCGTCGGGTGCCGACGACGCTGCTCACCGACACCGAACTCCTGACGGCCCGGGTCGGGGATTCCGTGTCGGATGCTGCTGCGCCGGATGCCACGGGGTCGGATGCCTCGGGCGCGGATGCCTCGGGCGTCGCGTTGCGGCTCCGCCACAACCAGCTCGGCGAGGAGTACGACTGGCATGCCGCGAAGGTGGTGCTCGCGACCGGGTACACGCCGCGGGTGCCCGCGTTCCTCGACCCGGTCGGCGAGCTCGTCGACCGCGACGCGCTCGGTCGCCTCGACGTCGCCCTCGACTACTCGGTCGACGGCGGACGCCGGCGCATCTTCGTGCAGAACGCCGAGGAGCACACGCACGGGCTGACCGCGCCCGACCTCGGGTTCGGGGCGTGGCGCAACTCCAACATCCTCGCCGCGGTCCTCGGCTCGGCGCCGGGGGAGGAGCCGTACCCGATCGAGCGTCGCATCGCGTTCCAGGAGTTCGGTGTCCCGGCCGCCGCCGGGCGCGGGCCCGTCGACGCCGCGGTGCGCCCTGCCGGCACCCGCGTTCCCGCCCGCGACCTCGCCACCGAGACATCCCGATGA
- a CDS encoding GNAT family N-acetyltransferase → MSITDLDTTARAHDGWGYRIDSPAGTLEIVRLDAARDAELVQGWLADPHSAFWQMGDLDIDEVRDYFTGVAADPAQDAWLGLRDGEASFLVETYDPARVLLTDVHESAPGDLGMHLLVAPPRGAHVPGLTSAVMAAVVAFCFEHRGAARVVVEPDVRNDAIARKNAEVGFAVLREVDLPGKRAALSVLDRATWARLAAEAFARRDEASALPGGASGSRDEASARPAEPALPIAPHLTPAAMAAAQQHLVAKAIAEFTHERLLAPTAEGETGPDGLGRYRLDTGVSIYRFTARRHALEHWAIEEPTLERLVAGRPAPLDAQELVIELQSALGIPDALLSTYLEELASTLASAAFKSARGGLPAAELAAADFQAIEAGMTEGHPGFVANNGRIGFGLDEFAAFAPESGADVHLVWLAARRDASHLALGAGLTEASLYDTELGSEVVAAFSQRLRGLGLDPAEYRWLPVHPWQWQHRIAVTFAPEVARRDLVPVGVGRDAYRAQQSIRTFFNTTRPDRSYVKTALAIQNMGFLRGLSPAYMRHTPAINDWVADLVSADATLRAARFEVLREHASIGYTGDAYHRTTAPSAHRKMVAALWRESPIPRLAGRERLATMASLLHRDASGASVATALVRASGVPTAEWLRAYLDAYLRPVVHTLLAHDLAFMPHGENVILVLDEHVVSRVFMKDIGEEVAVLTDRALPAEVERVRQPVDASERALAIFTDVFDGVLRHLAAILDGDGTLPEAAFWQLVAECIDRHATEHPGLDSTVDLRADRFAHSCLNRLQLRNTLQMVDLANQSSSLLYAGTMANPIARVPAPHAPTARASTSTPTPTPTPQAGG, encoded by the coding sequence ATGAGCATCACCGACCTGGACACCACCGCACGCGCGCACGACGGATGGGGCTACCGCATCGACAGCCCCGCCGGGACCCTCGAGATCGTCCGGCTCGATGCCGCCCGCGACGCCGAGCTCGTGCAGGGCTGGCTCGCCGACCCGCACTCGGCCTTCTGGCAGATGGGCGACCTCGACATCGACGAGGTGCGCGACTACTTCACCGGCGTCGCCGCCGACCCGGCCCAGGACGCGTGGCTCGGCCTGCGCGACGGCGAAGCGTCGTTCCTCGTCGAGACGTACGACCCGGCGCGCGTGCTCCTGACCGACGTGCACGAGTCCGCCCCGGGCGACCTCGGCATGCACCTGCTCGTCGCACCGCCGCGCGGCGCCCACGTGCCCGGGCTCACGAGCGCCGTCATGGCCGCCGTCGTCGCGTTCTGCTTCGAGCACCGAGGGGCCGCGCGCGTCGTCGTCGAGCCCGACGTGCGCAACGACGCGATCGCCCGCAAGAACGCCGAGGTCGGGTTCGCCGTGCTCCGCGAGGTCGACCTGCCGGGCAAGCGCGCCGCGCTGTCGGTGCTCGACCGCGCGACGTGGGCGCGGCTCGCAGCCGAGGCATTCGCGCGGCGCGACGAGGCATCCGCGCTCCCAGGCGGGGCATCCGGCAGTCGCGACGAGGCATCCGCTCGTCCTGCGGAACCGGCGCTCCCGATCGCACCGCATCTCACGCCCGCCGCGATGGCGGCCGCGCAGCAGCACCTCGTCGCGAAGGCGATCGCCGAGTTCACGCACGAGCGGCTGCTCGCACCGACCGCCGAGGGTGAGACCGGGCCGGACGGGCTCGGCCGGTACCGGCTCGACACGGGCGTCTCGATCTACCGGTTCACGGCACGCCGCCACGCGCTCGAGCACTGGGCGATCGAGGAGCCGACCCTCGAGCGGCTCGTGGCCGGGCGGCCCGCTCCGCTCGACGCGCAGGAGCTCGTGATCGAGCTGCAGTCGGCGTTGGGCATCCCAGACGCCCTGCTGTCGACGTACCTGGAGGAGCTCGCGTCGACGCTCGCCAGCGCCGCGTTCAAGTCGGCACGGGGTGGGCTGCCGGCGGCCGAACTGGCTGCGGCCGACTTCCAGGCGATCGAGGCGGGCATGACCGAGGGGCATCCCGGATTCGTCGCGAACAACGGGCGCATCGGCTTCGGGCTCGACGAGTTCGCCGCCTTCGCACCCGAATCCGGCGCCGACGTGCACCTCGTCTGGCTCGCCGCGAGGCGCGACGCGAGCCACCTCGCCCTCGGGGCGGGCCTCACCGAAGCATCCCTGTACGACACCGAACTCGGCTCCGAGGTCGTCGCGGCCTTCTCCCAGCGCCTGCGCGGACTCGGTCTCGACCCGGCCGAGTACCGCTGGTTGCCGGTGCATCCCTGGCAGTGGCAGCACCGCATCGCGGTGACCTTCGCACCCGAGGTCGCACGTCGCGACCTCGTGCCGGTCGGGGTCGGCCGCGACGCGTACCGCGCGCAGCAGTCGATCCGCACGTTCTTCAACACGACCCGGCCCGACCGGTCGTACGTGAAGACGGCGCTCGCGATCCAGAACATGGGGTTCCTGCGGGGGCTCTCGCCCGCGTACATGCGCCACACCCCCGCGATCAACGATTGGGTCGCCGACCTCGTCTCGGCCGACGCGACGCTGCGCGCCGCGCGGTTCGAGGTGCTGCGCGAGCATGCGTCGATCGGGTACACCGGCGACGCGTACCACCGCACCACGGCGCCGTCGGCGCACCGCAAGATGGTCGCCGCGCTATGGCGCGAGAGCCCGATCCCGCGGCTCGCCGGCCGTGAGCGGCTCGCGACGATGGCGTCCCTCCTGCACCGGGATGCCTCGGGCGCCTCGGTCGCGACCGCGCTCGTGCGCGCCTCGGGAGTGCCGACCGCCGAGTGGCTGCGCGCCTACCTCGACGCGTACCTCAGGCCCGTGGTGCACACCCTGCTCGCCCACGACCTCGCGTTCATGCCGCACGGCGAAAACGTCATCCTCGTGCTCGACGAGCACGTCGTGAGCCGCGTGTTCATGAAGGACATCGGCGAGGAGGTCGCCGTGCTCACCGATCGCGCACTGCCCGCCGAGGTCGAGCGCGTCCGCCAGCCGGTGGATGCCTCCGAGCGCGCCCTCGCGATCTTCACCGACGTGTTCGACGGCGTGCTCCGCCACCTCGCGGCGATCCTCGACGGCGACGGCACGCTGCCCGAGGCCGCGTTCTGGCAGCTCGTCGCCGAGTGCATCGACCGGCACGCCACCGAGCACCCCGGCCTGGACTCCACCGTCGACCTGCGCGCCGACCGCTTCGCCCACTCCTGCCTGAACCGCCTGCAGCTGCGCAACACGCTGCAGATGGTCGACCTCGCGAACCAGTCGTCGTCGCTGCTGTATGCAGGAACCATGGCCAATCCGATCGCGAGGGTTCCTGCCCCGCACGCCCCGACCGCCCGTGCGTCTACGTCGACGCCGACGCCGACGCCGACGCCGCAGGCCGGGGGGTGA
- a CDS encoding GNAT family N-acetyltransferase, giving the protein MSLLISGAPGETVFRVHDNALGDLSLTVLDVDDDADLDLVHDWVREPRAAFWGLGELSREELRELYRFVDSLDTHHAFLLRREGTPIALLQTYDPEHDPVGEHYEVREGDVGLHFFVGSHGIRAAGVTTRIIRAFGEFVFSAPDARRVIVEPDVRNDAALARMTRVGFELGPEIELEHKRAQLAFFERERWAA; this is encoded by the coding sequence ATGAGCCTCCTGATCTCCGGTGCACCGGGGGAGACCGTGTTCCGTGTCCATGACAACGCGCTGGGCGACCTCTCCCTCACCGTGCTCGACGTCGACGACGACGCCGACCTCGACCTCGTGCACGACTGGGTCCGCGAGCCGCGCGCGGCGTTCTGGGGGCTCGGCGAACTCTCGCGCGAGGAGCTCCGCGAGCTGTACCGCTTCGTCGACTCGCTCGACACGCACCACGCGTTCCTGCTGCGCCGGGAGGGCACGCCCATCGCGCTGCTGCAGACGTACGACCCCGAACACGACCCGGTGGGGGAGCACTACGAGGTGCGCGAGGGCGACGTCGGGCTGCACTTCTTCGTCGGGTCGCACGGAATCCGAGCGGCCGGGGTCACGACGCGGATCATCCGGGCGTTCGGCGAGTTCGTGTTCTCGGCGCCGGATGCCCGCCGCGTGATCGTCGAACCCGACGTGCGCAACGACGCCGCGCTCGCCCGCATGACGCGGGTCGGCTTCGAGCTCGGCCCCGAGATCGAGCTCGAGCACAAGCGGGCGCAGCTCGCCTTCTTCGAGCGCGAGCGGTGGGCCGCCTGA
- the pntB gene encoding Re/Si-specific NAD(P)(+) transhydrogenase subunit beta, whose protein sequence is MPESLLTPESIAGAAYIVSALLFILSLAGLSKHVTAKAGVGYGIAGMAIALVATVWATFAGAWGTTAVTLGLVLLVAAVIVGGAIGLWRARVVEMTGMPELIALLHSFVGLAAVLVGWNGALEESHLTGALADIHHAEVFIGVFIGAVTFTGSIVAFLKLSARMSSAPLMLPGKNVLNLGALVAFVALTVWYVITPDLWLLIVVTALALLLGWHLVASIGGGDMPVVISMLNSYSGWAAAAAGFLLNNDLLIVTGALVGSSGAYLSYIMCKAMNRSFISVIAGGFGIAAPTASAEVTGETREVSAEDVAELLRDATKVIITPGYGMAVAQAQYPVAELTARLRERGADVRFGIHPVAGRLPGHMNVLLAEAKVPYDVVEEMDEINDDFAETSVVLVIGANDTVNPAASEDPGSPIAGMPVLRVWEAGNVVVFKRSMSAGYAGVANPLFTRDNAQMLFGDAKQRVEDILKVL, encoded by the coding sequence TTGCCCGAATCCCTGCTCACCCCCGAATCGATCGCGGGAGCCGCGTACATCGTCTCGGCGCTGCTGTTCATCCTGAGCCTCGCCGGCCTCAGCAAGCACGTCACCGCCAAGGCCGGTGTCGGCTACGGCATCGCCGGCATGGCCATCGCGCTCGTCGCGACCGTCTGGGCCACCTTCGCCGGCGCCTGGGGCACGACCGCGGTCACCCTCGGCCTCGTGCTGCTGGTCGCGGCCGTCATCGTCGGCGGCGCGATCGGCCTCTGGCGGGCCCGCGTCGTCGAGATGACCGGGATGCCCGAGCTCATCGCGCTGCTGCACAGCTTCGTCGGCCTCGCCGCCGTGCTCGTCGGCTGGAACGGCGCCCTCGAGGAGTCGCACCTCACCGGCGCCCTCGCCGACATCCACCACGCCGAGGTCTTCATCGGCGTCTTCATCGGGGCCGTCACGTTCACCGGTTCGATCGTCGCGTTCCTCAAGCTGTCGGCGCGCATGTCGTCGGCGCCGCTCATGCTGCCCGGCAAGAACGTGCTCAACCTCGGCGCGCTCGTCGCGTTCGTGGCGCTGACCGTCTGGTACGTCATCACCCCCGACCTGTGGCTGCTCATCGTCGTCACGGCCCTCGCGCTGCTGCTGGGCTGGCACCTCGTGGCATCCATCGGCGGCGGCGACATGCCCGTCGTCATCTCGATGCTGAACAGCTACTCGGGCTGGGCCGCGGCCGCGGCGGGCTTCCTGCTCAACAACGACCTGCTCATCGTCACCGGCGCGCTGGTCGGCTCCTCGGGTGCGTACCTGTCGTACATCATGTGCAAGGCCATGAACCGGTCGTTCATCTCGGTCATCGCCGGCGGCTTCGGCATCGCCGCGCCGACCGCCTCGGCCGAGGTCACCGGCGAGACCCGCGAGGTCAGCGCCGAGGACGTCGCCGAACTGCTGCGGGATGCCACGAAGGTCATCATCACCCCCGGATACGGCATGGCCGTCGCCCAGGCGCAGTACCCGGTCGCCGAGCTCACGGCCCGCCTGCGCGAGCGCGGCGCCGACGTGCGGTTCGGCATCCACCCCGTCGCGGGCCGCCTGCCCGGGCACATGAACGTGCTGCTCGCCGAGGCGAAGGTGCCGTACGACGTCGTCGAGGAGATGGACGAGATCAACGACGACTTCGCCGAGACCAGTGTCGTCCTCGTCATCGGCGCCAACGACACCGTGAACCCCGCCGCCTCGGAGGACCCGGGCAGCCCCATCGCGGGCATGCCGGTGCTGCGCGTGTGGGAGGCCGGCAACGTCGTCGTCTTCAAGCGCTCGATGTCGGCCGGCTACGCCGGCGTCGCGAACCCGCTGTTCACGCGCGACAACGCGCAGATGCTGTTCGGCGACGCCAAGCAGCGGGTGGAGGACATCCTCAAGGTGCTGTAG
- a CDS encoding penicillin acylase family protein: MPRAELFRDRLGIPHLRAGDELALAEAQGRATALDRAWQIEVDRWRAEGRLAEHLGAAGVEWDRFARRVRLADTAQRVYDALAPADRDWVDAYVRGVNGGLREGRRAAPEFAALDAAVADETDAPPWEPWEPWAPIGVFLVAHVLFSPFPNLLWRAHVARALGPAAVARFTPGAAPAGAGSNAWAVHGLFTDTGAPLLAGDPHRLLELPGVYQQVRLACPEYDVVGLAFPGVPGIQHFGHTGYAAWGITNAIAHSVDVFAERLREPGAGAARDAGPEALGPDGWEPVESAYEHIVVRGGEPIEVRVLTTARGPLVVEGEAGGVVEHDGDTVRTGYSLAMPARIEADAGFAAFRRLLRSRSADDVAAAFEHWSDPVNRVVAADVDGTVIRFTAGRVPDRAKPDRELPLDAARYGLAPVRSTTQPPEPVADVAVDANEHPAGRPAADLGLQYANDARARRIGELLDQQIDPQDDTGLVGSVSLTTCARIHADTVSLRGLALAARLEPLRGRARTGAGRDLARRLLAWDGDLAADSADALAFTRWRAEIVRQISAAESLRPLHAAHGMGAIFDPWFSVSSRVNDALESLLEASELGIDGEAVLVDALEAVAAAADLHADAAAGAPTGAVADAHAGAPSTWGDVHLLHPLHVLADVPEAAAAAPALGAVQLAGDGDTVRCTGSVPGVTPLGYRGSVARWIWDLSDRERSRWGVPFGASGIAGHPHFDDQLTDWAVAGTTQVVTDWNALEPEEWR, translated from the coding sequence ATGCCCCGCGCCGAGCTGTTCCGCGACCGGCTCGGCATCCCGCACCTGCGCGCCGGCGACGAGCTCGCCCTCGCGGAGGCGCAGGGTCGCGCCACCGCGCTCGATCGCGCCTGGCAGATCGAGGTCGACCGCTGGCGGGCCGAGGGCCGGCTCGCCGAGCACCTCGGTGCGGCAGGCGTCGAGTGGGACCGCTTCGCTCGTCGGGTCCGGCTCGCCGACACCGCGCAGCGTGTGTACGACGCGCTGGCACCCGCCGACCGGGACTGGGTCGACGCGTACGTGCGCGGCGTGAACGGCGGACTCCGCGAGGGTCGCCGGGCAGCGCCCGAGTTCGCCGCGCTGGATGCCGCGGTCGCCGACGAGACGGATGCCCCGCCGTGGGAGCCGTGGGAGCCCTGGGCGCCGATCGGAGTATTCCTCGTCGCGCATGTCCTGTTCTCGCCGTTCCCGAACCTGCTCTGGCGGGCGCACGTCGCCCGGGCGCTCGGCCCGGCCGCGGTCGCGAGGTTCACACCCGGCGCCGCGCCCGCCGGCGCCGGCAGCAACGCCTGGGCCGTGCACGGACTCTTCACCGACACCGGGGCGCCGCTGCTCGCCGGCGATCCGCACCGGCTGCTCGAACTGCCCGGCGTGTACCAGCAGGTGCGTCTCGCGTGCCCCGAGTACGACGTCGTCGGGCTCGCTTTCCCGGGTGTGCCCGGTATCCAGCACTTCGGCCACACCGGATATGCCGCATGGGGCATCACCAACGCGATCGCCCACTCCGTCGACGTGTTCGCCGAGCGGCTTCGCGAGCCAGGCGCGGGGGCGGCTCGCGATGCCGGCCCGGAGGCGCTCGGTCCCGACGGATGGGAACCGGTCGAGTCGGCGTACGAGCACATCGTCGTGCGCGGCGGTGAGCCCATCGAGGTACGGGTGCTGACGACCGCTCGGGGCCCGCTGGTCGTCGAGGGCGAGGCCGGCGGCGTGGTCGAGCACGACGGCGACACCGTTCGAACCGGTTACTCCCTCGCCATGCCCGCCAGGATCGAGGCCGATGCCGGCTTCGCGGCCTTCCGCCGGCTGCTCCGCTCGCGCAGCGCCGACGACGTGGCCGCCGCGTTCGAGCACTGGTCGGACCCGGTCAACCGGGTGGTCGCCGCAGACGTCGACGGCACCGTCATTCGGTTCACGGCCGGACGGGTGCCCGACCGCGCCAAGCCCGACCGTGAACTGCCCCTCGACGCGGCGCGGTACGGGCTCGCGCCCGTCCGATCGACAACGCAACCGCCTGAGCCGGTTGCCGACGTCGCGGTCGACGCCAACGAGCATCCGGCGGGGCGGCCCGCCGCCGACCTCGGACTCCAGTACGCGAACGACGCGCGAGCTCGCCGCATCGGCGAACTCCTCGACCAGCAGATCGACCCCCAGGACGACACCGGGCTCGTCGGCTCGGTATCGCTCACGACCTGCGCGCGGATCCACGCCGACACGGTCAGCCTGCGGGGGCTGGCGCTCGCGGCCCGCCTCGAGCCGCTCCGCGGCCGGGCGCGCACCGGCGCCGGCCGCGACCTCGCCCGCCGCCTGCTCGCGTGGGACGGCGACCTCGCCGCCGACAGCGCCGACGCGCTCGCATTCACCCGTTGGCGCGCGGAGATCGTCCGGCAGATCAGCGCGGCGGAGTCGCTTCGGCCCCTGCATGCCGCGCACGGCATGGGTGCGATCTTCGACCCGTGGTTCTCGGTGTCGTCGCGGGTCAACGACGCCCTCGAGTCGCTGCTCGAGGCATCCGAACTCGGCATCGACGGCGAAGCGGTGCTGGTCGACGCGCTCGAGGCCGTCGCTGCCGCGGCCGATCTCCACGCGGACGCGGCGGCCGGTGCTCCGACCGGCGCGGTTGCCGACGCGCACGCCGGTGCGCCCTCGACCTGGGGCGACGTCCACCTGCTCCACCCGCTCCACGTGCTCGCCGACGTGCCCGAGGCCGCGGCGGCCGCACCCGCGCTCGGTGCCGTCCAGCTCGCCGGCGACGGCGACACGGTTCGCTGCACCGGCTCGGTGCCGGGTGTCACGCCGCTCGGCTACCGCGGATCGGTCGCCCGGTGGATCTGGGATCTCTCCGACCGCGAGCGCAGCCGTTGGGGTGTGCCGTTCGGGGCATCCGGCATCGCGGGGCATCCACACTTCGACGATCAACTGACCGACTGGGCGGTCGCCGGGACGACGCAGGTCGTCACCGACTGGAACGCCCTCGAGCCTGAGGAGTGGCGATGA
- a CDS encoding pyridoxal-dependent decarboxylase: MTEILTQRTAADYAEQVGDVVQRLAGRIATVERPFSGAARDDLQRAVDRVPLDGSGIGTRAALAEIDELFVRHAVWFHDPAYLAHLNCPVAVPAVAAEAIVSAVNASLDTYDQSTSGTLIERRLVEWTAGRIGFAAGDGVFTSGGTQSNLQALLLAREAALTAAGSPRGRARVEAQADLVVLATGYSHFSVQKSALLLGLADDAVVLVGSDDLGRMDPAALEASLIALRAAGRRPMAVVATAGTTDRGCIDPLGDLAEVCERHDVWLHVDAAYGCGLLVSPTRRGLIDGIERARSVTVDYHKSFFQPVSSSALIVRDGADLAPIAWHADYLNPLANAEPNQVDKSLQTTRRFDALKLWATIRALGADGIGAAFDRVLDLAAEVHGALAEASDIELVGTTQLSTVLFRYAPAGCSEAEADRLVALTRRVLFESGRAHVAKTVIEGRPCLKFTLLNPETTLEQVLAVVDLIRATGDALLDAEHLDDVDLGAIGLGAIGLGAVGLEAAR; encoded by the coding sequence GTGACCGAGATCCTCACCCAACGCACCGCAGCCGACTACGCCGAACAGGTGGGCGACGTCGTGCAACGCCTCGCCGGCCGCATCGCGACCGTCGAACGCCCATTCAGCGGCGCAGCCCGTGACGACCTCCAGCGAGCGGTCGACCGGGTTCCGCTCGACGGCTCCGGCATCGGCACCAGGGCGGCCCTCGCCGAGATCGACGAGCTCTTCGTCCGGCACGCCGTCTGGTTCCACGACCCGGCGTACCTCGCGCACCTGAACTGCCCTGTGGCGGTGCCCGCCGTCGCCGCCGAGGCCATCGTCTCGGCGGTGAACGCCTCGCTCGACACCTACGACCAGTCCACCTCGGGCACGCTGATCGAGCGCCGCCTCGTCGAGTGGACCGCGGGCCGCATCGGCTTCGCCGCCGGCGACGGCGTATTCACCTCGGGTGGAACGCAGTCGAACCTGCAGGCGCTGCTGCTCGCCCGCGAGGCCGCGCTCACCGCGGCAGGATCCCCACGCGGGCGCGCCCGCGTCGAGGCCCAGGCCGACCTGGTGGTGCTCGCCACCGGATACAGCCACTTCAGCGTGCAGAAGTCCGCGCTGCTGCTCGGCCTCGCCGACGATGCCGTCGTACTCGTCGGCTCCGACGACCTCGGCCGGATGGACCCGGCAGCGCTCGAGGCCTCCCTCATCGCACTGCGAGCCGCCGGCCGGCGGCCGATGGCCGTCGTCGCGACCGCCGGCACCACGGACCGCGGCTGCATCGACCCGCTCGGCGACCTCGCCGAGGTCTGCGAACGGCACGACGTGTGGTTGCACGTCGACGCGGCCTACGGATGCGGGCTGCTCGTCTCGCCGACCCGCCGCGGGCTCATCGACGGCATCGAGCGCGCCCGGTCGGTGACCGTGGACTACCACAAGAGCTTCTTCCAGCCCGTGTCCTCGAGCGCCCTCATCGTGCGCGACGGCGCCGACCTCGCGCCGATCGCGTGGCACGCCGACTACCTCAACCCCCTCGCGAACGCCGAGCCGAACCAGGTCGACAAGTCGCTGCAGACCACCCGGCGCTTCGACGCCCTGAAGCTCTGGGCGACGATCCGCGCGCTCGGCGCCGACGGCATCGGCGCGGCATTCGACCGCGTGCTCGACCTCGCGGCGGAGGTGCACGGTGCGCTGGCGGAGGCATCCGACATCGAACTGGTCGGAACCACGCAGCTCAGCACCGTGCTGTTCCGGTACGCACCAGCCGGATGCTCCGAGGCCGAGGCCGACCGCCTGGTCGCGCTCACCCGCCGCGTGCTGTTCGAGTCCGGCCGCGCGCACGTCGCGAAGACGGTCATCGAGGGGCGCCCGTGCCTCAAGTTCACGCTGCTCAACCCCGAGACGACGCTCGAGCAGGTGCTCGCGGTCGTCGACCTGATCCGCGCGACCGGCGACGCGCTGCTGGACGCCGAGCACCTCGACGACGTCGACCTGGGCGCGATCGGCCTCGGCGCGATCGGGCTGGGCGCGGTCGGCCTGGAGGCTGCGCGATGA